The Seriola aureovittata isolate HTS-2021-v1 ecotype China chromosome 8, ASM2101889v1, whole genome shotgun sequence genome contains the following window.
CATAAATTGTGTCTGTCTGGGGGGGTAGACTATTTAGGATAGGGGGTCTTGGAGGCATCAGTGCCCAGGTGCCCATCACCGCATAGACTGTTCACACCCCTCAATAATTAATCAAACGCTGATATACCTGAGCAGCCGGCTGCAAGCGTCGTCAGGTCTCTGATCAACACTGGTAATGTTAACATAGCTAAAGAAAACAGCATCTCTGAGTGAAGCTTTGGATCTTGGTCTTGGAATTGTGACAGCTGACCAAAAGATTTTTTCTGCCATTCTGCGACTTTCCCTCTGTGCAAAGATTCCCCTGCTGTGCACTCAACAATTTTCCTCTCAAGCATCCACaaattcacacatgcacactcatcTGATTCTTTATCCACTGATGGTGTTACAGACAAAAGCACCCCAGTAACTTCCATGATGACAAATTGcaaccacatacacaccagaCAGTGTGAGTCATGAAGTAACAGCTCCTAAAAGAACTAAAGAGGTACTCTTTAGAAGAAATGTACTTGGTAgatttctttaaatatatttttagaaaTTGTGTGATATTCAAATTACACTGTGGTCCCTGTTTGTGATCATATCTTTTAGTATCTCTCTGCTCATGACAGCAGCACCAACCTGAACTCATTTTCAGTACAATGTGAGGTTATTCACAGAATAAAGCTTTTTTTAataagagaaaagacaaaaatttgGTCAATTAACAGCACTTTGTAAGTTTGGAAATGAATCTCAATGACAGTGTGCTTTCTGTATGACTCACTGTGACTCCCAAAATTGCACAAAGAAGACTCTTTCATCATTGGTGTTTTCACTGAGATGAGTATTTTTGAGTTTCATTTGTCCTCATCTGTTTTGCTCTACTTCCAGggagtgaataaaaacatgtttaaacaaTTAGCTATTCTTCAGGGTAAATCGTGGAATTTTTCCTGAGGGTCTGGACATAAATATGGGACAACATTGTGATttaataaatgcacataaaagAATTTGCTAAAATTGGGTTTCTCTCATCAGTGAAATTATTTTGGTGACTAAATTTAATTGGTCTGTAACACCCTGCCGACATCTGGGAAGAACTTGTTTAGCTTGGTTCCCAAATATGTGCAGTAATTGGGATCTTACTGCAACACTGTGATACCTGTGTGAAAGCAGTGAGATGGTGCCGAGAACAGATAgtagcagagagaagaaaaaagaaattagttGCTCATAAATATGGGAAAGTCAAACAAGTTCAACAttgacaaaaagtaaaaaataaattacctGGTACTTAAAGTAAGTTTAGTACTTCGTGGGTTTGGTACTTGGTGTTGGGTTTTTCGTCTAAAACCCCCTCCCACCATGCTTTTCCGCTGTCAAATTTGAGGGGGCTGCAACGATTTCTGTACCTTTCTGAAGCCGACAACTCGACAAGAATTCCCACTTCAGGCAGCGTTTGGCCAGCTGCATGGTCTGGAGGTGAGAAAAGTGGACATAACTTTAAGTTCTCTCTCaagctctctttttctttttcagtcttcacacaaTTACTTACGGCTAACCCAAATAACATGAAACATCACAGTAGCACGTTcacaatatcagattttcactacacGATCACTACACTGAATGGATAGCGAAACAGcaaccagatgaactgatgaacaAACGATCGACAAGGCCTAACATCTGTCATCTGTCGTTTCCCCATTTGGAGCAAATGCAGGGTTCCTGACTTAGCACCTAAATTCACCTTTCAGACCCCTTTAGTGAATCTTTTTCAAAACAGTGACTAGCCTTAGCTACCTCCCACAGAGTACTCAGTACTGCCCTGTGAGCACCTCCCTATGCTGAATGAACAGCTGCGGAACGTGTTGATTTTCCTTTTTCGCGCACGTTAACGAGTTAGAGTGGACACACTGGCTGTGTGACATGTGCGTCTCATGTGTCTCGGCTGTGTGGCGTGATCTAGAGACACTTGCATAATTTTCACACGTGTCccagcaaaaataaacagagaaaagacttGCTGATATCATATTCACATCAtagcagcaacattacataCAACTGACACCTTGTCtctgtctaggctgaatctgaatgtgacacagacatgaaaaaaatgtaaatgtattttttttaaccattttagcatcAGGACGTGGAGACAGTGGCAGTTTAGCgacgttttctgtcaaaaaaatacataagaaatcaatttttaatgaagagaaatccaacacTCCAGTAACCTGTAAACTCTATGTAAAAAGACagagctggcagcagcagcaatgccACAGAGACGCagccagtgtaaacacacatgtGTGATTCTCCGCTTGGtggggctagctagttagcatgctaacttcagcagaagaaataTGTGATAGATACGAGATAATATTGCTTTCCACTGCAGGAGACAGCTCTTAGCGAGTTAGTCTGTTAACcgtggctatgtagcaatagcaaaatgtacaaattgCTACTTTAACTTATGAGGTGATTTTGACAGACAAAGTCACAGTTATAATATTTGAATTTTAGCAGTGCAGAGTGGCGGCTttgaaatggcttggaagtgactgctgattttcaagcaaaacaaaatattttatattaccCATTCCCCAGTTTCAAAGTACTTCATTAGTGAAACTGTGCCAACATCAACTGTACCTACCATACATACCTTCAGTGGCTTCGGTCAGTGCGGGGACTCTCCCCGCATGCCCCCCAAACTTTTTACCACCACTGTTGCtcagaaaacattacaactgGCACATCATTTTGCctgtgaaacaacaaaacagaaactatTAATGTTGCCCAAAATTGATAATTACATAGCAATCTGATAAACCCCATAACATGAGTCATGGAGCTGTTTTCAGACGAAGGGACaagagaaaaaagcagaagagTTGAGAGCCTATCTCAAGACTTCCTTCTACCATACATACATCATCGTGTTTAGCTCTCGATGGTGCTTCCCCTGGTACACGGGCACACCAGTTTACCCTGGTATACTCGTAATAGTTGTAGTAGAAGGTATCTTTTgcattcagtttattatttacTGTGTAAATCGTACATGtataataattaaacaataattGGTGTGAAACCTGACATTATTGACCTAATTTGATGACCCCCAGCACTAAGTTGTAAATAAGAGGAAATTTGAAAATCTCATACGGTCAATGACCATTTCTTGATATAATGTCAGCAGAGAGAGCACTCACTTTCTTACCACAACCtatgtttaaaaacacagcaaactgaTCTACTTGCTAAGTTTTAACAGTCAACAGCCCTGTTGACTGGACACTGTTGCTGAGTATTTACAGATAAACAGCATCAAATTTAGAACAAATGCAAAATGGggtgctgtgatgatgataatattgATGAGTTGTAagttgttctttctttttattttcttttgtcttgtaGAGAGTACTTAAGATTAGAAACTACTTATATATTAGGGATGAAGAATTAATGGAAACATCATagacatcacaaaattacaatGTACAAAGTCCAAGTTGCACAAGTTGCAATTTTTTGATAGGGATTGAATGATAATGACAGGTCACATCATTTTCTGAATAGAATGCAGAATTACCATTCCCACAAAAATCATGATTCATCGTAATTACAATAtctgcaatatgatttttttttttgcatatggTCTGCCCTGTTACATATAGCACCCTGCTGTCCGATCAAGGTTTTCTCATTACAGAACACAGTGAAACTAGATTGTTAGCAGTCACACATAATGGTAAATGGTATTTCAGGAAGCCCTACAAttacttctgttttcttttgtatttacAATGCACAGTCATGAATGCATTTGAGGAATAATTGTACAACTGTGCACTGTTATTCAGATCTGACCAATTATCATGTCTCTCTATGACAGCAGGATTTCCACCTCGACTTTGAGTGTGGCTATAACACTTTAGCCTTCAGATGTTGTAAAAACTAGTTCAGCAATTTTCTCTTGCAGtggatgtgtgttgtgtaagtCGGAGCTGTCCTCTCTCCAGCTTGGAGAGGATGGTTAACAAAGATCAGTGGCATACTCTTCCAAGAGTTCATGTAGGGCAGCCTTATGTCACTGAAGTCAAATACATGTCAGCCGAGACTGATGTGGAAGTCGATGGTCTATCCAGGGCTAAGGTAATTCCACGTTAAGGTCAATGGAGGTGAGATTGTGGTTCTGGTTGCTTGAAAGCCCTTTTACACTGTGCGCACTTCGATTTTGTCTGATATAGTCTGATACCTGTTAGTTGATGGCCTAAGGCTATTGTCCATTTGCGCACTTGCAATACCTTTCCAGCTCACTGGTGGGCCCCAGCCTACAGGTTGGGAACCAGCcgtaatgtttttaaatgtttcataacatgaaatgataaaatgatctttaaaaacactgacaatttttaaaaactcctttcattgtttttttagtgataggaacttttatgttaTCACCTTTTTGGTTGAGAACAACTCAACACAATACATGTTGTCACTGGCCTGACTTAAGGGGATTAAACAGAAACTATGacgtaacccccccccccccccgccagtTACTTTGTAATGTGATTCGTAATTATGAACAGTTTTTCCCTGACCGCAGATGCTGAGTCATTAAGACAAAAATAACATAGATTTACTACAATAATACAAAGAAGGCAATGTGTTATATTGTGTTATTGAATTAAAATTCAATAACACAATGTAACACACTTGCCTCCATTGTGATATTGAATTAAGATTCAATAACACAATGGAGGCAAGTGTGttacattgtgtgtttgtgaatgttgtATACAGAGTTTTAAAGGCCTcctgtatttgtatttctgtacACATTTGCTGAATATTATGCTTTCTTTTGTCTTGTGGACAAACTACTTATCTATCTCAAGATTTACTTGTTACAGAATGCCGTCAAACAAGTTTGTTAGTAAAAGAGGTGATGAAAAGACATAACactagatataaaaaaaaatcttttaaaatggCTTAATTTGTCTGCATAAAAAAGATGTGTGATAGGTGTAGGTGTAATGCTGACTAACTTCCTTTTTTGGCCTATATAAAGATAGTGATCACATCAGTAGTCACACTTAAGACGTCGAACAAGAAGCTGTTGAGGAAGAGCAAAACAAGGCTGCAGCATGATGAAGTGCGTATTTTCCCTTGCTGTCCTGTTGCATCTCTGCTACAGTATCAAGCCAAACATGACCTTGAACAATGAGATTATAGACAGCCTGATGGAGCTGAACACACTCTACAAACTCAACAAAGTCAATATCACAAATGTGAGTATAATTTGTTGATATCATCACACGTTTTTTTGACACTCTCATGTGTCCGCTTCACTCTCAATGATAGCTAATTTCATaatatgacattaaaatgaatattctgTTCCCACAGACACACGCAGTGCAAGCGCCAACAAAATTTATGCGCAGAAATTCAGTAAGTATCATATTAACACCATCTGCCCTGATATTGACTTagctttgtttcttttctataTGTTGAGCTGCATTCGTGATgatatgtatgttgtttgatgTGATTGCCTGacaattttgtcatttttgcactgcagTCTTCCTGTGTAGCTGTATTTACCAAGGAGCTGAAGGACCTGCTCAAGATGGTGGACATGCACGGCAATCGGGATTTACTCAAAGCACTTAAGGCAAACTTGAATGTTCTGGAACAACACCACCAGGTAAGCCAACAAAATTACAACTGTGTGATTTCTCAAAAGGCACTGAGCTCTGACTGTCTACTTTATGACTGTTGCATCAGTAGTAGGTATCCAGATAGGACATAATACCAATCCCTCTCTGTACTTTTCCAGGTTAACGACAAATGCAAAATGAGACACAACAATGACAGTTCAGATGTTTTCGAACCGTACTTGCAATTCCTCAGGAACCTAAACAACTCAAGCAAAAGATGAAGATTCAACTCTCACCTGCTTTCTATTTTCTGCAgtgcagcttcagcttcagctgatAACAGTTGGAGCTCTTTTCAGTAGCTTTCacataatgaaatgacaaatgaatgtATTCGATACATAtttaacataataataacacaagTTTTTCAAAAATGACATCTATgtatttattagtattatttatgtatatttatttcattatttatttatttatttttcaattgtTGACTTCCTCAGGCATTTTATATGATGTATTCAGCTAACTGGATGGGAAAAAGTAATATtcacaatgtgaaaaacattttacttcaAATAAATTCACTATTTCAATAATTTGttctctctgagtgtttgtAAATCCTTTTGAATTCGAAATCCTATTGAACAGCTACTATAGATACTTTATTTGGATGCAAAAAGGCCCAGCAAGTAAGAATTAATTCACTCTATATGATGTAGAAATCTACAAATGGTGTGCTGACCTAACCCTGTTAAAAAAGGCACTAAAGCACTAAAGCAACATTTTCTTTATACGTGAACTAAATTCAGTATGTCTACAGACACTTACAGATACTGTAATGCCATGGTGggtgaagaggtggaggaggaagtgttgGAGGTGAAGAGGACACAGTTAGCAGAGTCTCAAAGTTCCCCACCTCCTGTTTGACCCAAAAGTGTGAGGCGTACTGTGAAAGTATGAGAGAAGTGGCTTTAcaagcaagagagaaaaaaaagaaacaggcaGACGTAGTGAGCTAAATCAGCGTCACTGAGAATCAGTGTCCTTTTTATCTATTCTACCCATCTGGAGAGGAGTGAGAGTTGACAAGTTTGCATACcagcacacaaatacacacatggacTCATATGAACCCGAAAGGATATGCACTCTATGCACAGATATGCATTTAGCCTCATAAAACACTCAGTCTTGCTTTCACTGTCTTAATCTTAGCAGTGTGAGTGGTTGCATGTTGCTGGATACCTATCATCCCAcgtcagacagaaaacagtgagggGTTTTGTCACGACTTGAATTTctagagaaagacagagagagagcaggtggTGACTGATGgattatatgaaaaaaatgtatgaagttGAGGTTTGCTTTATCTGTTTGTCACATCTCACTGTCTGTGTCGAACAAGTGATTCAGTGACACATTATATTGTTAGAAAAGAAAGAGTCAGAGGATCTGCCAATCAGCCTGTTTGGGAAACCTGAActcacagcctctgtctggcATGAGAGCCTTTGAACTGCACAGGACgtgagaggagcagcagctgcatctTTGAACAGAAAACTAGCAGAGCTAGAGGCAGGTGTAGAGAGACGCTCTGAAGTAGATCCACAATGCACTGCAGTTCTCCTCTCTATCCCTGGTctcacctctgacctttaaaCTCTGAACCCTGACTGGCTGCCAAGTCTTTGATGTCCTCGAAGCAAGGCAGCAGTCAGAGTTTGagtcacagaaaaacacaggggaaaagggaagaacATACTGTCTTTCTGTGAAAACATGGAAtgacagcaataaaaacacaatcataataagagaggagagggcGCTGATATATAACTAACTTGCATGTTTTTGGGCCAATTTTAGATGATTTTTGACGGGAAGTGGTAAGTAGCGCACTGACACTGGTTAGCTGACATGTTAAACATTTGATTATgtgaaagatgaagaggaatGGTTTGACATTTGGATAATACGCTCAGTGGGAGCTAGGATGAGATATGAGATATTACATGCTAATCTGTGATCTTTAAAGGTGGTGGTAAACAAACTGAACTAGCTGTGAAAGTGGGAAACTCTCAGCAAgtctttcccaaaatgtggaCATATTCTTTTAAAGGTCTCGTGTTTAATCACTAACCTCTCTCAGCAGACAGTAACATCCCCGAGTTTACTGCTGAAAACAAAAGTCTTGTATCTTGGTACTCAAAACATCTAGTAAAGACAGTATTAAATAGTATTGCCATTCGCTTTCCTGAATATACAGTAgacatttgcatgtttttgtgtacTGCTGCTTAATGTGACATTTGCAATAAAtgattcagcaaaaaaaaaagttttttatggCTGCAAATAATACTTATCTTTATGTTAattttcagattattttcttttaataaattgactggttttttttaaataaaactcataaaataatggaaaattaggatttttttaatggattGACAAATTGATGAATCAACaacttgtttcagctctaatgtcCTCTATTTCTTTGTTGCAGAAATACTTAATTTAAAGCAAATTATTCAgtttaataacataataataataataataataataatgataacatgGCTTAAACCCATCCATTACATGTCTAATAGAGTGGATGTTTGTGAAGGAAAAGGGTGaaagctgtttcttttcttcctgtcagAAGTACTTACATCACTGTAAGGTGACAGCTGGCATGTCACGATTGTTTCTGCATCCCATGATGCTCTGCATGCAAGATACCAGCTTCAACTGAACTAAAACAAGCAGAGCTATATGCTGACAGATATTGCCAGGGTTTTTACAAGCAGTGCACAATTTATCAGTCAGAAATGATGAAGGTGACATTGGTCTGCCCGTGAAAACTGCCACGAATGGATGAAGTATGTGAGTTTCTGGTCTAATCTCCTGTCTGGGCATAAACCTGTCATTTCATACATTAAACTCCTGAACAGACAGAGGTGAACCCCTTCATGCCACCCCCAAGCTTTATTTCCCTCCTCTGATGCAACCGTTTTCTTTCTCCATTAGGTGGCCTCAGTAACACATTGCTCTGCGTGTTTGGCCCTTGCCCTGATTCAGTTTTATAACCTGCATCTTGATTTCATTAAAGTACACCACAGTGCAGATTTAACTAGGTCAAATTAAGACAAAGCACTGCTAATGGCAGGCGGGTTTAATCGgcactatgatcttttttttttttaacctctaaTCTCTAGAGAAGAGACCACTCGTGCCAAGTTAAGAGTTACCTCCTGTGTCACGCTGTACATTAGGGAAGTATAGGAGAACCGGTCGCCAAAGGGTCACATTCACATGCTTTCatcccttcttctttttctcttgaaTGGGACAACGTCAGAGCGCCCGTGTGGAGCTGAGCCACCGGAGCGTACGGTCACCGGCCGCAGACGCTCACTGGGAGGCTGCAGGAGTCAGAGCTCAGCAAGAGCGGTGATGGCTGAGTGACATTTGAATCCTGCTGTGTGTATTATTTATTGATGCACAACAGTCAGCGATGTAGAGTCCATCGGGGATATAGTCGGACTGTTCTTTGGCTGTTTGTCGGACATGGAGACTGGAATGCCCTTTGAATGGAGTTTGCGCTGTGAAGTTGTTATTGACGCGATgggacatttattttgaaataaaatttaaaaaaatcggGCTTCAGCTGACCGCGTTTCTGTGAGGCAAAGAGGTGAGTGTGATGATAcagattgaaaaagaaaaagggaatgtaatgtatgtaaagaGGTGTGACTCTTGATTAGAGGCATGTCTTAATAATTACAACGCGCTCACGGGAAAATCATGCTCTGACAGCTACAGCCAATACGATATTTTAAATCGGATCATGGTCAATACACAATATGGTATACATATAATCAGagagaaaccaaaataaaattgaaatatttttaacgGTTTTGCGTTTTTGTGACAGCTATGAATACAGCTAAGCCTATATCCAATGTTATATAACTCATTTCTTTAATCCACAGGGCTGCTGGTGACTTTAGTAAACAGACAGAGCATTCCTAAAATTACAGCTGTTACAGCGGACCTACAAACCGGGCAGACAGAAGAGCTCCATTCATTACACTGAGGAATTAAGTTACCACTAACTCTTCAGCACTGCAGCTTAAATGATGTCAAATCTAATTTACAAAGTCAGGGGCCAAATGTCGAGCCCAGAGAGGGATTGCCTCAAACGTCTAATCCTTCATCTTTCATCAGAAGACACAATGATGGAGATTTTTTTGGCTGGCTGCAGCACAGGAGCCTCCTAGATTTTAATCCAGTGGATATGATGTAGCTCGACTCTTCAGTATGACTTAAACGAACGCTCTCCAACCCACACATGTTCAGGGATGGATCTCAAGAACCTGACAACTGTCATAGACAGTGGGTTTTTGGACGAGGCACCATCGAGCCGCGTCCTTACTGGCTGTTTCCTCTCGCTGCTCATCCTCACCACCTTGCTGGGAAACACTCTAGTTTGTGCGGCTGTCACGAAATTTCGACATCTTCGCTCTAAAGTGACCAACTTTTTTGTTATCTCCCTGGCCGTGTCAGACCTCTTGGTCGCCATCTTGGTGATGCCGTGGAAGGCGGTGACGGAGATCACTGGGTTCTGGCCATTTGGCTCCTTTTGTGACACCTGGGTGGCGTTTGACATTATGTGCTCCACAGCGTCCATTTTGAACCTTTGTGTGATAAGCCTGGACAGGTACTGGGCCATCTCTAGCCCCTTTCGCTATGAGAGGAAGATGACACCCAGAGTGGCCTATGTGATGATCAGCGTAGCCTGGACACTGTCTGTCCTCATTTCCTTCATCCCGGTGCAGCTCAACTGGCACAAGGCCCAAACTAAATCTTACACCCCTCTCAAAGGGTCGTCTGGCTCTTCAGGTCTAAACGCTACATCTTACCAGAGCCCAGAAAACTGTGACTCAAGCCTGAACAGAACCTACGCCATCTCAACATCTCTGATAAGCTTTTACATTCCCGTGGCCATCATGGTGGCCACCTACACCCAGATCTACCGAATTGCCCACAGACAAATCAGGAGGATCTCTGCCCTGGAGCGAGCGGCCGAAAGTGCCAAAAACAGACACGACAGCATGAGCGGAGGGTCCAGCATTGCGGAGTCCGAGagctctttcaaaatgacttTCAAGAGGGAGACCAAGGTGCTGAAGACGCTGTCAGTCATCATGggggtgtttgtgtgctgctgGCTCCCGTTCTTCATCCTCAACTGCATGGTGCCCTTCTGCGAGCAGCCGAGCGGAGGGGAGGCGTTCCCCTGCATCAGTCCCACCACGTTTGACGTGTTCGTGTGGTTCGGCTGGGCTAATTCCTCCCTCAACCCCATCATCTATGCCTTCAATGCAGATTTCCGCAAGGCCTTCTCCATCCTGCTGGGCTGCCACAGACTGTATCCAGGAGGCCACAACATAGAGACGGTCAGTCTAAACAAGAAATGACTCATGACTCTCTCACAGCACTGACTCATCCTTAATGCTAAGAGTACAAGCATTCCTGCTGAGGCCGGTCTGATCGACTTCAAACAAGGACGCTGCTCTCTGTGCTAACTCTCAGTGTGACTGAAGGATACCGTGACCCTATATGTACCCGTGTTTGCATTAGGCGAGCGGCCCGCCTGTGTTCAGACTATCAGAGCGAGCTTGTCGTGTTCGCCATGGTCACTACACTGTCGCTGTCTTCAGCTGGAAGAAGCTCCTGTAAGAGGAGAGGGGATATTGGGGATTGAGATTAAGACTCTCCGCTGTTGTGCCAGGGAGCTGGGAGTGCAGCAGTGCTGACACGCCTCTGGGATAGATAATCCCATGACTGGGCAGCACAGTCCCTAATGCTGTCAGACACTGCTCTCTTCAATACCatcacacacacgtacacaaacacaaacactgtcaaaaCATGCCCCTCTAAATACAGTGTAGTTGCAGCACTCAGCATGCACACTACAACAAATTACACGACAGCACACAGAAATACCGTTACTCATTACGTTAACATCCTGGGCTCTGCGAGGATTCCTGCGGTAATACGTCAAACCAAATCATGTTTCTACATAGATGAACATGTAGATAAAGTCCATCCACAAGCAACGTAACATTAAAGCTAGATTGGGAACAGATTTGATCTGACTTgatgttttaaaagaaagctcTGAGAAGCGGACACCAATGAAAATAGGTCTGAATTTCTTTTGGAAGTAAAGGTACACAGACATGGAAAAAACAGCTTGTCAGTCTGCAGGTTGAAATGTCAACCCATTACAACTTTAAACCAAATTTACTCAACAGATGCCTCATAAATTATTTGTTTGACTGCTTGAAAGTGTTTTATGGATGAGTGTCTCATATTACTTTGTGTATCCTGTATTTTTCATAAACAACAGCTGATGACCTCTTTTATGGAAAAGGCAAAGACCTTAACAAAGGTTTTGATTGACTTGTGGTGTTTTTgaatgttctgtttgttttggggcTGAAACAGAATTGTAATTGATTGAATCATGTTTGAGtaaatctgttttaatttgctctttAAAGTTAATTATTAAAGGTGAATGTgggtttattacaacttggattttattttgataggtTTAGCTATGATTTctatttattataattacattGTTCTCCCCAAAAGTAATTGCTGAGGAAATCTgggaaacactgacatcacCACAATGAAATCCGACAAGGCAAGAAACACGAGC
Protein-coding sequences here:
- the drd1a gene encoding D(1) dopamine receptor, with product MDLKNLTTVIDSGFLDEAPSSRVLTGCFLSLLILTTLLGNTLVCAAVTKFRHLRSKVTNFFVISLAVSDLLVAILVMPWKAVTEITGFWPFGSFCDTWVAFDIMCSTASILNLCVISLDRYWAISSPFRYERKMTPRVAYVMISVAWTLSVLISFIPVQLNWHKAQTKSYTPLKGSSGSSGLNATSYQSPENCDSSLNRTYAISTSLISFYIPVAIMVATYTQIYRIAHRQIRRISALERAAESAKNRHDSMSGGSSIAESESSFKMTFKRETKVLKTLSVIMGVFVCCWLPFFILNCMVPFCEQPSGGEAFPCISPTTFDVFVWFGWANSSLNPIIYAFNADFRKAFSILLGCHRLYPGGHNIETVSLNKK